In Musa acuminata AAA Group cultivar baxijiao chromosome BXJ3-9, Cavendish_Baxijiao_AAA, whole genome shotgun sequence, a single genomic region encodes these proteins:
- the LOC135649142 gene encoding CDPK-related kinase 3-like isoform X1, translating into MGQCYGKNISVVRDGGRHRRQTPTHPDNGVDAGGVPSAAVTPLRESSGPATPVHQSSTSCPSPNPQDSAGPLPAGASPSPSRSTPRRFFRRPFPPLSPAKHIKAALAKRLGSEKPKEGSIPEAVTGEAEQPPLDKSFGYGKNFGSKYELGKEVGRGHFGNTCLATAKKGEIKGQTVAVKIIAKAKMTTAISIEDVRREVKILKALSGHKSLVKFYDACEDDVNVYIVMELCEGGELLGRILARGGRYTEEDAKAIVQQILGVVAFCHLQGVVHRDLKPENFLFTNNDENAPMKLIDFGLSDFTRPDERLNDIVGSAYYVAPEVLHRSYSNEADMWSIGVITYILLCGSRPFWARTESGIFRSVLRADPNFDDSPWPALSPEAKDFVKRLLNKDYRKRMTAAQALTHPWLRKEQSSIPLDILVYKLITSYFCVTPLKRAALKALSKALSEDELLYLRLQFSLLEPNKDGLISLENFQTALMKNATEAMKLSRIPDILNAMEALSQRRMDFNEFCAAATSPYQLEALEQWEQIASTAFTYFEQEGNQVISIEELAQELNLPTASHSLLQDWIREEDGKLSFLGYTKYLHGVTIRGLNTIT; encoded by the exons ATGGGGCAGTGCTATGGCAAGAACATCTCCGTCGTCAGGGACGGTGGGCGCCACCGACGGCAGACTCCGACGCACCCGGACAACGGTGTCGATGCCGGGGGTGTTCCCTCCGCTGCCGTCACCCCGCTCCGCGAAAGTAGCGGCCCCGCCACCCCTGTTCACCAGTCCTCCACCTCCTGTCCCAGCCCCAACCCCCAGGACTCAGCCGGCCCCCTTCCCGCCGGGGCCTCCCCCTCGCCGTCCAGGTCCACCCCGCGGCGATTCTTTCGCCGTCCCTTCCCGCCTCTGTCGCCCGCCAAGCACATCAAGGCGGCGCTCGCCAAGCGCCTGGGCTCGGAGAAGCCCAAGGAGGGGAGCATCCCCGAGGCCGTTACGGGAGAGGCAGAGCAGCCTCCTCTGGATAAGAGCTTCGGGTATGGGAAGAACTTCGGATCCAAGTATGAGCTCGGGAAAGAGGTGGGGCGGGGGCATTTCGGGAATACGTGCTTGGCTACGGCGAAGAAGGGGGAGATCAAGGGTCAGACTGTTGCTGTCAAGATCATCGCCAAAGCTAAG ATGACAACAGCAATATCGATTGAAGATGTTCGTAGGGAGGTCAAAATTCTGAAAGCTTTGTCGGGGCACAAAAGTCTTGttaaattttatgatgcatgtgAGGATGACGTTAATGTCTACATAGTCATGGA ATTATGTGAAGGTGGAGAATTATTAGGTAGAATCTTAGCCAG AGGTGGAAGGTACACGGAGGAAGATGCAAAAGCAATTGTTCAACAAATATTGGGTGTAGTAGCATTTTGTCATCTTCAAGGTGTTGTGCATCGTGATCTAAAGCCAGAG AATTTTCTCTTCACCAATAATGATGAAAATGCTCCGATGAAGTTGATTGATTTTGGTCTTTCTGATTTTACCAGACCAG ATGAAAGGCTAAATGACATTGTTGGAAGTGCATACTATGTTGCTCCTGAAGTATTGCATCGATCATACAGTAATGAAGCAGATATGTGGAGCATTGGTGTTATAACTTATATTCTGTTATGTGGAAGTAGACCTTTCTGGGCACGAACCGAATCAGGAATCTTTCGCTCTGTTTTGAGAGCTGATCCTAATTTTGATGACTCACCGTGGCCTGCTCTATCCCCAGAAGCCAAAGATTTTGTGAAAAGGCTTTTAAATAAGGACTACAGGAAAAGAATGACAGCTGCTCAGGCTTTGA CTCACCCTTGGTTGAGAAAGGAGCAGAGTTCAATTCCTTTGGATATACTTGTATATAAATTAATCACATCATACTTTTGTGTTACACCGCTGAAACGGGCTGCATTAAAG GCACTATCAAAAGCTCTATCCGAGGATGAGCTCTTGTACCTACGGTTACAGTTTAGTCTACTGGAACCAAATAAAGATGGGCTCATCTCCCTTGAAAACTTTCAGACG GCACTCATGAAAAATGCAACTGAAGCAATGAAGTTGTCTAGGATTCCAGACATTCTGAATGCG ATGGAGGCACTATCACAGAGGAGGATGGATTTCAATGAGTTCTGTGCTGCTGCCACCAGCCCGTATCAGCTTGAGGCTTTGGAACAATGGGAACAGATAGCCAGTACAGCATTTACATACTTCGAACAGGAAGGAAATCAGGTCATCTCAATCGAAGAGCTAGCTCAG GAATTAAACCTTCCAACCGCTTCTCATTCCCTTCTGCAAGATTGGATTAGAGAAGAAGATGGCAAGCTCAGTTTTCTTGGTTACACCAAATATTTGCATGGTGTAACCATCCGCGGCTTGAACACCATTACCTAA
- the LOC135649142 gene encoding CDPK-related kinase 3-like isoform X2, with protein MGQCYGKNISVVRDGGRHRRQTPTHPDNGVDAGGVPSAAVTPLRESSGPATPVHQSSTSCPSPNPQDSAGPLPAGASPSPSRSTPRRFFRRPFPPLSPAKHIKAALAKRLGSEKPKEGSIPEAVTGEAEQPPLDKSFGYGKNFGSKYELGKEVGRGHFGNTCLATAKKGEIKGQTVAVKIIAKAKMTTAISIEDVRREVKILKALSGHKSLVKFYDACEDDVNVYIVMELCEGGELLGRILARGGRYTEEDAKAIVQQILGVVAFCHLQGVVHRDLKPENFLFTNNDENAPMKLIDFGLSDFTRPDERLNDIVGSAYYVAPEVLHRSYSNEADMWSIGVITYILLCGSRPFWARTESGIFRSVLRADPNFDDSPWPALSPEAKDFVKRLLNKDYRKRMTAAQALTHPWLRKEQSSIPLDILVYKLITSYFCVTPLKRAALKALSKALSEDELLYLRLQFSLLEPNKDGLISLENFQTALMKNATEAMKLSRIPDILNAVRWRHYHRGGWISMSSVLLPPARISLRLWNNGNR; from the exons ATGGGGCAGTGCTATGGCAAGAACATCTCCGTCGTCAGGGACGGTGGGCGCCACCGACGGCAGACTCCGACGCACCCGGACAACGGTGTCGATGCCGGGGGTGTTCCCTCCGCTGCCGTCACCCCGCTCCGCGAAAGTAGCGGCCCCGCCACCCCTGTTCACCAGTCCTCCACCTCCTGTCCCAGCCCCAACCCCCAGGACTCAGCCGGCCCCCTTCCCGCCGGGGCCTCCCCCTCGCCGTCCAGGTCCACCCCGCGGCGATTCTTTCGCCGTCCCTTCCCGCCTCTGTCGCCCGCCAAGCACATCAAGGCGGCGCTCGCCAAGCGCCTGGGCTCGGAGAAGCCCAAGGAGGGGAGCATCCCCGAGGCCGTTACGGGAGAGGCAGAGCAGCCTCCTCTGGATAAGAGCTTCGGGTATGGGAAGAACTTCGGATCCAAGTATGAGCTCGGGAAAGAGGTGGGGCGGGGGCATTTCGGGAATACGTGCTTGGCTACGGCGAAGAAGGGGGAGATCAAGGGTCAGACTGTTGCTGTCAAGATCATCGCCAAAGCTAAG ATGACAACAGCAATATCGATTGAAGATGTTCGTAGGGAGGTCAAAATTCTGAAAGCTTTGTCGGGGCACAAAAGTCTTGttaaattttatgatgcatgtgAGGATGACGTTAATGTCTACATAGTCATGGA ATTATGTGAAGGTGGAGAATTATTAGGTAGAATCTTAGCCAG AGGTGGAAGGTACACGGAGGAAGATGCAAAAGCAATTGTTCAACAAATATTGGGTGTAGTAGCATTTTGTCATCTTCAAGGTGTTGTGCATCGTGATCTAAAGCCAGAG AATTTTCTCTTCACCAATAATGATGAAAATGCTCCGATGAAGTTGATTGATTTTGGTCTTTCTGATTTTACCAGACCAG ATGAAAGGCTAAATGACATTGTTGGAAGTGCATACTATGTTGCTCCTGAAGTATTGCATCGATCATACAGTAATGAAGCAGATATGTGGAGCATTGGTGTTATAACTTATATTCTGTTATGTGGAAGTAGACCTTTCTGGGCACGAACCGAATCAGGAATCTTTCGCTCTGTTTTGAGAGCTGATCCTAATTTTGATGACTCACCGTGGCCTGCTCTATCCCCAGAAGCCAAAGATTTTGTGAAAAGGCTTTTAAATAAGGACTACAGGAAAAGAATGACAGCTGCTCAGGCTTTGA CTCACCCTTGGTTGAGAAAGGAGCAGAGTTCAATTCCTTTGGATATACTTGTATATAAATTAATCACATCATACTTTTGTGTTACACCGCTGAAACGGGCTGCATTAAAG GCACTATCAAAAGCTCTATCCGAGGATGAGCTCTTGTACCTACGGTTACAGTTTAGTCTACTGGAACCAAATAAAGATGGGCTCATCTCCCTTGAAAACTTTCAGACG GCACTCATGAAAAATGCAACTGAAGCAATGAAGTTGTCTAGGATTCCAGACATTCTGAATGCGGTGAG ATGGAGGCACTATCACAGAGGAGGATGGATTTCAATGAGTTCTGTGCTGCTGCCACCAGCCCGTATCAGCTTGAGGCTTTGGAACAATGGGAACAGATAG